Proteins encoded in a region of the Scomber scombrus chromosome 16, fScoSco1.1, whole genome shotgun sequence genome:
- the LOC133995955 gene encoding uncharacterized protein LOC133995955 produces the protein MGILRHLHALHCHPHPYFTVLPSESDLTFWEILMEGPPDTPYEKGVFELFCQFGDDYPVKPPLVRFVTRMYHCNINSVGRICHNIFDRNYKAQITMRDIFDAVYGLLIIPEPEDTLDSILAEEYLTSRETYDQEAKNHTAKTAGQSLDDMEKKLVELVEEFVPERLCCSITKKVFVDPVKTKYGTVYERKAIEKHLKLLPEKVVYMKRPTDLDISWRGGDGAGNTLESCGISEETTVHFSLSSFAEEVPDNKEFFSDDVEPSVQQTPKGMGVFFSSLYVIKHKPQVVSHKNLIGYIRKLTGCNPLAQSLYQLLIKNEFLSRTQKIAVVEGLYTLFRELLPKLGSKRGEKIIEDLDVFENSTYCWAFLMTEAKKETEDHEDYAPFSLMSEDNKRFCDPVTVPGVPGVLERAYVLQIINYGEKIPNCPEEVLQETSLRRATDIEKILLSVHPSVTTYYLWISHGSVTGQNFHIETFGDMAEELKALPLLNVTPPLLLKDLGCQEQCLVFLSKDNLGVHLQKNKLTPAVIEVYDCLAGKVQHVDVDELAAKTGDHRDDQSFVTTRTPKEAILVLIDTSKSMTWKCYESVEIQRIHAVKELFDNFATRTMAYDFHHVIGLVKFDFKVKTIGTFTETLEKFKELVRTLETSGGTRLYDALQHGILELENVKKTLSHRWM, from the exons ATGGGAATTTTGAGACATTTACATGCATTGCATTGTCACCCACATCCTTACTTTACTGTCCTTCCATCAGAATCAGACCTCA CCTTCTGGGAGATTCTCATGGAGGGTCCTCCTGACACTCCTTATGAGAAAGGAGTGTTTGAGCTGTTCTGCCAGTTTGGTGATGACTACCCAGTGAAGCCTCCACTTGTTCGCTTCGTCACACGT ATGTACCACTGCAATATAAACAGCGTGGGGCGCATCTGCCACAACATATTTGACCGGAACTACAAAGCCCAAATCACCATGAGAGATATTTTTGATGCTGTGTATGGACTGCTAATCATCCCTGAGCCTGAAGATACATTGGACAG CATTTTGGCTGAAGAATACCTCACCAGCCGTGAGACATATGACCAAGAAGCCAAAAATCACACCGCGAAAACTGCGGGGCAGTCGCTGGATGATATGGAGAAG AAATTGGTGGAACTGGTGGAAGAATTTGTGCCCGAACGTCTCTGCTGTTCAATCACAAAGAAGGTATTTGTTGATCCTGTGAAAACGAAATATGGAACAGTGTATGAACGGAAGGCCATTGAAAAACACCTAAAACT ATTGCCAGAGAAGGTGGTCTATATGAAAAGACCAACAGACTTAGATATTTCTTGGAG aGGTGGAGATGGTGCTGGAAACACATTGGAAAGTTGTGGAATCTCAGAGGAGACAACAGTCCACTTCTCACTGTCCTCATTTGCTGAAGAGGTTCCAGACAACAAGGAGTTCTTCAGTGATGATGTTGAACCCTCTGTGCAGCAAACTCCCAAAGGAATGGgtgtcttcttctcctcactttATGTCATT AAACACAAGCCTCAAGTGGTTTCACACAAGAATTTGATTGGCTACATACGAAAACTAACTGGATGTAACCCTCTGGCCCAGAGTTTGTATCAGTTACTCATAAAGAATGAATTCCTATCCAGGACTCAAAag ATTGCAGTGGTTGAAGGTCTGTACACACTCTTTAGAGAACTTTTGCCAAAGCTTGGATCAAAACGAGGTGAAAAGATCATTGAGGACCTTGATGTCTTTGAGAATTCCACATACTGCTGGGCATTTCTCATGACAGAAGCAAag aaagagacagaagaccATGAAGACTACGCACCATTTTCTTTGATGTCTGAAGACAACAAGCGTTTTTGTGATCCAGTCACTGTACCTGGAGTACCAGGTGTCCTGGAAAGAGCGTATGTGCTGCAGATAATCAAct atggagagaagattCCAAACTGTCCTGAAGAGGTTTTGCAAGAAACATCACTCAGGAGAGCCACTGACATTGAGAAGATTTTGCTCAGTGTTCATCCTTCAGTTACAACATACTATCTTTGGATTTCTCATGGAAGTGTGACTGGTCAGAA CTTTCACATAGAGACTTTTGGAGACATGGCAGAGGAACTGAAAGCTCTCCCTCTACTCAATGTGACTCCTCCACTGCTTCTGAAGGACCTAGGATGTCAAGAACAATGTCTGGTTTTCTTGTCCAAAG ACAACCTTGGTGTTCATctacaaaaaaataagttaacACCTGCAGTGATTGAGGTGTATGATTGTCTGGCTGGCAAAGTCCAACATGTGGATGTGGATGAATTGGCAGCAAA GACTGGTGACCATAGAGACGACCAATCCTTTGTCACAACCAGGACTCCAAAAGAAGCTATTCTG GTGCTGATAGATACAAGCAAATCCATGACTTGGAAGTGCTATGAAAGTGTTGAAATACAGAGAATCCATGCTGTAAAAGAGCTTTTTGACAACTTTGCAACACGGACCATGGCTTATGATTTCCATCATGTCATTGGACTTGTGAAGTTTgactttaaagtgaaaacaatCGGAACGTTTACAGAAACACTTGAAAAGTTCAAG GAACTTGTGCGCACACTTGAGACATCTGGAGGGACAAGGCTGTATGATGCGCTACAGCATGGAATACTGGAGTTGGAAAACGTAAAGAAGACTCTGTCTCACAGATGGATGTGA